GGCAACAtgtcacacttttttttaacatttatctttttacttttaacatttctgaGGCTCCTGATCAGTCTCTTGGTGATCAGCAGCACTCACTATATTAAGAATGGAGCATTGTGCTCATTGGGAATACAAGACCTGATCGTGGAAGACTTCTGAAGTGGGGAGAACATGATTGGCGGTTCCTGATTGTTGACACCGATCCAGCCTGCTGATCGGTCAGTCATATAAATGGAGCATCACATTCATTGCACCAAGACTTCCAACACATCAAGGTTTAATGGTTTCTGAGGACTGCCTCAGATGCAATGTAGTCACACAGGTGCATACACAGCTACTTTCTTCGTGACATTGGCCCATTTTTTTCACGATGGCATGAAACGTCATAAAGGCTTTACCAGGCTAATGTACAGTCTGCTTTAGGGCAAGTCAGGGATACTTTAACACACTGTGCAGGATGCTCATTTCTTTAAATGTGGGAGCCAAATGCTGATCTCAAGAGTATACACGGTTTATACAAGTCTCACATTCTGTCAAAACACTAGCTGATTCAAAGCTGACCACTGTAAATATGCAATCCAAGTATAAACACAACACAAAACTGCAGCATTATGTTGCTATTGTCATCTCcagataaataatacattctgtTAAAGGCAGTTACTTTTTAGACAACTATACTTCTGTATAACTGGATGTGggcattttctatttttgatGTAATCAGTGACATAAACCCACAGTGTGGCAACACAGGAAAGAGATCAAATCTAGCAGCTGCTCTCTTCAGGAAATTCAGAAGTGGGTTTCAGTGCAGCTTAATAAAATAAGACAAAGAACAAGgcatgaacaaaaaaaagttgatttatAACATAATGCAAGTCCACACTtgactaaaacaatatatttccaccgttacaaaaaacaaacaaacaaaaaaatctggtctgcatttagttaaaaaaaaacaacaaaaaaaccccatccTAACACACAAATCATGATCTTCAACTTGAAGTATGGTATATCCCAAAGGAATCTGGCGGTTCTGGACCTGAGGCTTAAATTGAGCTTTAGTATGGGAAATCAACCATCTTGTTGCTGAATAAAGGGGTTAGGGATAGCCTCCATTCCATCCTGTGGACATATTAGAACTACCGATGTCCCTCTGCAAACAACAAGTCCAAGCTGTCTTGTGTCTTCTGTTAATTTGTACTGGTCATCTGGATCTGCATACATAAAAAGATATGATATACAGGTAAGCATCCTTAGGGTAAGAAAAAATTGCCCTGGTTTCTCTACTGACCCTGTATATTTTGCAATCTATTgttttagcccaatctactagccTAGCTCATTATAATACAGCCTatagtaaacaatagaatgacagAATCCTAATAACCTAGCCAGACATTTTCACTAATCAGAGTTTGAGGAACAACTTTAACAGCTCAGTATGGCGAGCAGGGAAAGTTATTCAGAAACATCACAGGACTGACAATAAttgcagcctccaggtctgctgATATAAGTTAAGAGGAACAATCCAACTTTTTGTTAAAACTATCCAAAATTAATCACATACAGCTCTATATTTTTTGCTAAACgagaaaatatttttgccaTTAAACCCCCCTTTAAGCACTGTGATGCGTGCAAAATTAATGCATTTAAGCTACAGCAGACTTTTTAAAATATCGCAGATCAAAACctaaaaattataaatttaaaatgaaCAGTCGAGAAGATATTTTGTCATTTCAACAGCCTTAACAATATGCTAGGTAGTCTAGAAATCTCTCATACATTTTGTAGGATTTGCCACGTTGCAGACCCTGCAGCTAACACCCACCTCTCATGTATTCTATAGTGCCATCCAGTACAAGATTCAATAGAGGGTCAAACCCTTTCAGGACTCCgcttgctataaaaaaaaaataaaaaaataaaagcaagtaACATTTACCCATACATATGGAAAGACAACACTAATCTACAGTGGTGAGATGCTAAATTTTAACTGTATATTTCCTATTATATAAAATTGTTCTATAGCTCAAAAGTTTGTTTGCAAAGTACGCATGAACGATTAATACCTGTGCATTGAAACACAGTCCGCTACAATAAGCATGCTAGGCTAATCTGTCATTAAAGCGAAAGGAGCAGGGCCAACCAGCTctgcagttaaaaaaaacccaaaaacaaacGCTATGCAGGCCACGTTGAAGCTGCTGGCACTTGAACATAcaaattaaaagaagaaatttaaataataattgaacCCGGTAACAAAGCATCAGTTAATGAGATGCCTGACCGATTAGCTCCTGGGCTTTGTGAACAGGTGCAGTTTATCACCAGAAGACTATAACTACTCTaagaaagaacaaaaagcaGATTAATCCCTTCAGTCCCAGTGGTTTTTGGTACCTTACATCCCAGAGCTtttattgccatttttaccatgtgtgggtttaacaattttttttctgcatttgagGTAcccacacaaaattacacatccttTTTCCTCCCAGAACAAAATAGGGCTTTAACTTGAAACCATGGAAATAGAATTTCTTCTACATGTCACTGCTGAACAACGATCAAATTTACATTCGGCAATATGCCTCGATTACAGACATACCCCATATATGCATTTATGTTCTAGATGACCACATTCATCCCTTACGTAGTTAAGGATAAATAGGTTTGGGGGTAGTGAACAGGGGAGggggttatactttttacatgtaGAATTACGGCAATGGgatgtaatttttgttttgtactgTTATCGGTGCAGTCTGGATACAGATCCCTCTGGGGACCTCATGACTATGTTTTTTATGCCAGCGATGTCACAAtaacatcacttagctcactttttaTCTCTACCTTTGTTGGCTTAGGACAGCTCTTAGTCTCCCTTGCAATCATGAGgagtcattgtgacatcactggcataaaaaacatatgttACTTGCATCTGAGTGCTGGGAAATGACCCCCCCCGAGGCATAGTATAATGCAGACCAAACCGCTAAATTTAGAGTTCATGTACTTTTGTACAGTTAACCCAGGTGCCAAGACGCACTTTcttgtcaccatggcaacctggCACCTAGGGTTTTTGAGCCTATCACAATCAAACTCAAATTATAACCTTAAAAacgttaaatatataattattactagTAAAAAGTACCTTCTCTTCCACCCTGGAATTTCACCCGAATAGTTTTATCTATATACTTAGAGAGGTCTAGAatgctttcctttttctttttttccttatcctgaaagaaagaaaaaaaacattttatgtagaAATGAAATTAAATCGATTGGCCAGTTTCATTGCTTGCCTCAATGCTTACAGCGCACTACAGTGTCTAATTTGAGCAAAcggctgtttaaccctttgagtgctgggGAGGTTGTGGCACATTTTTCCTTGTGGGAGAACAGAACAATGTTCGCAGTTCTGCAATGATTAGGTGTAGGTGACAACGAAACACTTTCATTATGGaaaacctatatatatttttattcatgaCAAGCTTAGCTTGTATTCCATCGATACCTGGTCTAGGGCAAACCATACAATAGTCTAGGGCAAACCATACAATACagggataaaaatacaaaaagcccACCATTTACATTCCTAAAcagtaaaactaaaaaaatattttctcaaaacccctacacaataaataaatcgaacacacacacacacatatatatatatatatatatatatatattatatacatacacacacggtAGGACGTACATGTAGATTGCAGGGTAGTGACACAATATAAGTGTTTAAACTGCAAAACGATgctaaaggaaaaaacaaaatctaacgAATAAAATGCGTCCACATGAACGGCAACCCCTATTGCATGTAGGGTGTACCCATGCATATATCACTCGTCATCTTTCTGGCGAAGGGATATCCTACACGTACAACAAATGAAGTGATCCCTGTGCATGGTAGTTAAGGGGATACTGAACAATTTACTACCGGTAATTTCCCAAGCCTTAACAAGAAGCAGCTCCCACACCCAACAGTAGTCTGAGGTTTCAAACCTCTAATGGGAGTGTGTGTGCGCGATACCACACAATTATTGTATGCATCCTGACCAGGGTCCCAAAGGCTGTTAAAGGCTGTTGGATACACAAATGAAGCAGCCCATGTGTAACCAAAATTGACATAACATGTGTGCATATCTAAGCACTTTTGACATGTGTCTTATCAGAAAATTGTATAGTCTTTTGCTGAAATAGAGACCTTTTATTGGCCCAACACATAAACAGATGTTTGGATACATAAGCTTTTGAGGTCTTTTCTTTGGATTAAGTCATTCCATTTTTCTCTTGGGCCAATACTGCCATATCAACTTTATTTAGATTGTGGGAATTATGTCCTTTAATTATTCGCCTAGAAGGAAATGGGTTTTAAATGGGCAGTCATGCCTGTCTTTAGCAATTGAGTTTGCTTCACTTTCAGGGAAATCTGGGGTGGACCCCCACGGGGTATCTGGTTGGGGCTGAAAAAAGTCTTTTTCACATCAAAAATGCCCCGATAGTCTCTACCCACAGCTCATAACCTAGGCACTAAATTTACTTACGTCAGAATGGACGGCGACACTTTACTACATTTAGTTACATTACGCTACCTAGGAACGTTGCCTCGTTTACTCATATTAACTAATATCTAACAACCCAGCTGGCTTAGATAAGGAAAAGCAGCCGTTAGCCGCACATAACCACTTTCATCCCCCAGCTACCACAAACTACATTAACACAAACCAGAAATGTACTATAAGTAATGCTCATAGCGACCCATATACACTCACCGCCATCTTCCCGCGCGCCTCTCTACTGGTCCGGACGATGCCACTTTAACGCGGAAGGCGTACATACTTAATGGCAATATACTCCAACCCTTCCACAACTTTGCACAGCAACATATTACTTTCAATTGGTATTTTACTCCAATAGATTTTGCGTACTGcataacat
The DNA window shown above is from Spea bombifrons isolate aSpeBom1 chromosome 1, aSpeBom1.2.pri, whole genome shotgun sequence and carries:
- the LSM7 gene encoding U6 snRNA-associated Sm-like protein LSm7 — translated: MADKEKKKKESILDLSKYIDKTIRVKFQGGREASGVLKGFDPLLNLVLDGTIEYMRDPDDQYKLTEDTRQLGLVVCRGTSVVLICPQDGMEAIPNPFIQQQDG